The following coding sequences are from one Schizosaccharomyces osmophilus chromosome 1, complete sequence window:
- the sec31 gene encoding COPII-coated vesicle component Sec31 yields MRLKDINKSATLAWSPQGVNNNQPLLAVGGYIGTESTRESDNLLEIWDTSAESNQPIGSTNTNTKFYDLDWERSLDKQHGVIAGTIEEGGVGFYDASAILSSDESSASIATYKTENHSILGPLDFNPVQTNLLASGDNNGDVWVWDLKNPLKPFSLPKQNRSSEVHVVAWNSKVSHILASGNSSEYTTVWDLKAKRQILNLSYMGATGTNATGGVNSIAWHPENATRLVTAIDDNRNPIILTWDLRYPTAPQNVLTGHQKAALSLSWCPHDPRFLLSSGKDGRAIVWDVDTGESLGNFPRSGNWYTKGTWCPSNSNRVATSSLDGKVSIFSIQSTNTDKTHEASLQGVTSIDDNEFFNNLPSIAGSQEPAFTLPIAPKWYKVPCGVRFGFPNKVIRFSPDSKNVTIEPLEVEENEESIDKFSSTAKFQTEDDIVSFCESGAKSAKTDEEANNWKLLKAVSQRVSRSEFVKLLGRENIKEMHKEDSTTELDKNTKASINLNDTSKNQNNEIYDDDTSFYGKLSDNLQNTTISDKEVEFSNDPFKIFNSEDSELETNITKMLLTGDILSAIKTCIDDKKISEALFLATFGDEECRKCVRAAFYEMQEHKPSYMRLSACIAGNDLENAVQNADLSQWKDIFVFICTYATNEAFSPLCGILGKRLEDLDDFSSNRAAEFCYIASKSLQSYANLWLKELANGGVSEDSKSSYVGYVDQLTKLMDKVNAFRSIVAYEDDELSATGDWKLSGLYEVYLEYSRILLSANHYEQARSYLNLVPASFPGAKQEVERLSILLTPAPIPEINRSTYGPSRSVPHPASSIIPQPIQLATNSSNPYASAYSSNISQAAAGPPMTSTIPPPAVSNNVAAGWNDAPIVNQPPLRRAAPSLPAVRSPFPNAGAPLPPNMSRTSSTSTLPPPPSVGAAAAAPPPPKIGETYQPPAQTVSQPPVNQSQKPANPYTPIGVQSPTRTLSGLSSPAETKGTSPYVPLGGTARPPLISPPVPQTAPFSTAVPPPKASANRVVPVPPTPSQRISSYEPVNTGFTQSPPTAMPPVSAQVPPPVSGSAGGTVPPPPISSRSIISPPPQNLSSKRQSISGPSVATAGMTTYPQGDRSHIPPNLKPIYEMLNAEFLRVSQSVPPQMSRVLHDMEKRLNMLYDRLNANALSKSLTDELYALAVALTNRDYQTASNIQVTLVTTLQDQCEHWIVGITRLITISKSTA; encoded by the coding sequence ATGAGATTAAAAGATATCAATAAGAGCGCAACATTAGCGTGGTCCCCACAGGGAGTAAATAATAATCAGCCTTTACTTGCCGTAGGTGGTTATATAGGCACTGAAAGTACCAGAGAAAGTGACAATCTTTTGGAGATTTGGGATACTTCAGCTGAATCCAACCAACCAATTGGCTCTACGAACACTAATACCAAATTTTATGATCTTGACTGGGAAAGATCTTTAGATAAACAACACGGTGTCATTGCTGGTACTATAGAGGAAGGTGGTGTTGGATTTTACGACGCCTCGGCCATTTTGAGTTCTGATGAAAGCAGCGCTTCCATAGCAACCTATAAAACTGAAAACCATTCCATTCTAGGACCTTTAGATTTCAATCCAGTACAAACCAATCTTTTAGCATCTGGTGATAACAATGGTGATGTTTGGGTTTGGGACTTAAAAAACCCTTTGAAGCCCTTTTCCTTACCTAAGCAGAACCGTTCTTCTGAAGTCCATGTAGTTGCCTGGAATAGCAAGGTGTCCCATATTCTTGCTTCGGGTAATTCGTCAGAATATACCACCGTATGGGATCTTAAAGCAAAACGACAAATTTTGAATCTCTCATATATGGGTGCTACTGGTACGAATGCTACTGGCGGAGTTAATAGCATTGCCTGGCATCCTGAAAATGCTACTCGTCTTGTCACTGCTATTGATGATAACCGAAATCCTATCATATTGACTTGGGATTTACGTTATCCTACAGCACCTCAGAACGTTCTTACGGGCCATCAAAAAGCTGCCCTTTCATTATCTTGGTGCCCTCATGATCCAAGATTTTTACTCAGTAGTGGTAAAGATGGTCGTGCTATCGTTTGGGATGTTGATACCGGTGAATCTTTAGGAAACTTCCCTCGTTCCGGAAACTGGTATACTAAAGGCACTTGGTGTCCTTCTAATTCTAACCGGGTAGCAACTTCCTCCTTAGATGGGAAGGTCTCTATTTTCTCTATTCAAAGCACAAATACTGACAAAACTCATGAGGCTTCTTTGCAAGGTGTTACTTCTATCGATGACAACgagtttttcaataatcTTCCTTCAATCGCTGGCTCTCAGGAACCTGCCTTTACTTTGCCTATCGCTCCCAAGTGGTATAAAGTTCCCTGTGGCGTTCGCTTTGGATTTCCCAATAAAGTCATTCGTTTTAGTCCTGATTCAAAAAACGTTACCATAGAGCCTCttgaagttgaagaaaatgaagagtcTATAGATAAATTTTCTTCCACAGCTAAGTTTCAAACGGAGGATGACATAGTCTCTTTTTGTGAATCTGGTGCAAAATCTGCAAAAACAGACGAAGAAGCCAATAATTGGAAGCTTCTTAAAGCTGTTAGTCAGCGTGTATCTAGAAGTGAATTTGTTAAGCTTTTAGGTCGTGAGAATATTAAGGAAATGCATAAAGAAGACAGCACCACCGAATTAGACAAGAATACGAAAGCTTCTATCAATCTTAATGACACATCTAAGAACCAAAATAATGAGATTTATGATGATGATACCTCGTTTTATGGTAAATTATCAGACAATTTACAGAATACTACAATCTCTGATAAGGAGGTTGAATTTTCGAATGACCCcttcaaaatattcaacTCGGAGGACTCTGAGCTTGAAACAAATATCACAAAAATGCTGCTTACAGGTGATATATTATCTGCTATTAAGACCTGTATTGATGACAAGAAAATATCTGAAGCTCTCTTCCTAGCTACTTTTGGCGATGAAGAATGCCGCAAGTGTGTTAGAGCAGCATTTTACGAGATGCAGGAACATAAACCATCATATATGCGTCTTTCAGCTTGTATTGCTGGTAatgatttagaaaatgCTGTGCAAAATGCAGATCTTAGTCAGTGGAAggatatttttgttttcatctGCACATATGCCACTAATGAAGCATTTTCTCCTTTATGTGGTATACTTGGCAAACGTTTGGAAGACCTTGATGACTTCAGCTCTAACCGTGCTGCAGAATTTTGCTATATTGCTAGTAAATCATTACAAAGTTATGCAAATCTATGGCTTAAGGAACTTGCCAATGGTGGCGTTAGTGAGGATTCTAAGTCTTCTTATGTTGGATATGTTGATCAACTCACCAAACTTATGGATAAAGTTAACGCATTTCGCTCAATCGTTGCATATGAAGACGATGAATTGTCTGCGACTGGAGACTGGAAGTTAAGTGGTCTTTACGAAGTTTACCTTGAATATTCTAGGATTTTGCTTTCGGCTAATCATTATGAACAAGCTAGAAGTTATTTGAATCTCGTTCCTGCTTCATTTCCTGGCGCAAAACAAGAAGTTGAAAGGTTATCAATTCTTCTTACACCTGCCCCAATTCCTGAAATTAATAGGTCTACTTATGGTCCTTCTCGAAGTGTGCCGCATCCTGCTTCTTCAATTATTCCTCAGCCAATTCAATTGGCAACTAATTCCAGTAACCCTTACGCTTCTGCATACTCGAGCAACATTTCACAGGCTGCTGCTGGGCCTCCCATGACCTCTACTATTCCGCCACCTGCGGTATCGAACAATGTTGCAGCGGGCTGGAATGATGCTCCAATTGTTAATCAGCCACCATTGAGACGTGCAGCTCCCTCATTGCCTGCCGTAAGATCGCCGTTCCCTAACGCTGGAGCACCTTTGCCTCCTAATATGTCACGCACTAGTAGTACTAGTACGCTACCACCACCACCTTCTGTAGGCGCGGCCGCAGCCGCTCCCCCTCCACCAAAGATTGGTGAAACGTACCAACCGCCAGCACAAACCGTAAGCCAGCCTCCGGTGAATCAAAGCCAAAAACCGGCTAATCCTTACACACCAATAGGGGTTCAGTCTCCCACAAGGACCTTATCAGGTCTTTCTTCTCCCGCAGAGACAAAAGGTACCAGTCCTTATGTGCCTTTGGGTGGTACTGCTCGACCTCCTTTAATTTCTCCTCCCGTCCCACAAACGGCTCCGTTTAGTACCGCTGTACCTCCTCCGAAAGCTTCGGCAAATCGAGTTGTCCCTGTTCCCCCTACACCTAGCCAGCGTATCTCCTCGTATGAACCGGTAAATACCGGTTTCACCCAGTCACCACCTACGGCGATGCCTCCAGTAAGTGCCCAGGTACCTCCTCCAGTGTCTGGTTCCGCGGGTGGTACTGTACCTCCACCTCCCATCTCCTCGAGATCGATTATCTCTCCTCCGCCGCAaaatctttcttcaaagagACAATCGATCTCTGGGCCTTCAGTTGCTACTGCTGGAATGACTACATACCCTCAGGGAGATCGCTCTCATATTCCACCTAATTTAAAACCAATTTATGAGATGCTTAATGCCGAATTCTTGCGTGTTTCCCAGAGTGTTCCTCCACAAATGTCGCGTGTGTTACACGATATGGAGAAGCGACTCAACATGTTGTATGACCGACTTAACGCAAATGCTCTTTCTAAATCATTGACTGATGAACTCTACGCGCTTGCTGTCGCATTGACGAACCGTGATTATCAAACTGCATCTAATATTCAAGTCACTCTGGTCACCACCCTTCAAGACCAATGTGAACACTGGATTGTCGGAATTACCAGACTTATTACGATAAGTAAGTCTACAGCCTAA